From a region of the Nothobranchius furzeri strain GRZ-AD chromosome 12, NfurGRZ-RIMD1, whole genome shotgun sequence genome:
- the tlcd4b gene encoding TLC domain-containing protein 4-B codes for METRELTVVAGSFMGFQLLFSVASPRLSTAITPGYGRLPPNKLTEWNSRLVSTVHALIVGLFCLYILWFDDAVNANPVWGDPNLVKLNVAVTCGYLLYDLVLLACNWSSMGDGFFVCHHLAALYAYGYVLTRGVLPYFANFRLISELSTPFVNQRWFFEALKFPRSHRLVVLNGVAMAAVFFLVRIAVMPSYWLSVFATFGTPEFERLGVGAQVAWITSCIALDILNSIWMYKIARGCYKVLTGRGGRGGPGGAEEKPSNNHTD; via the exons ATGGAGACCAGAGAGTTGACTGTGGTGGCTGGCAGCTTCATGGGTTTCCAGCTCCTCTTCTCAGTGGCCAGCCCGCGGCTCTCCACCGCCATCACGCCGGGTTACGGCCGACTACCTCCCAACAAGCTCACGGAGTGGAACTCCAG GTTGGTTTCTACGGTGCACGCCTTGATCGTGGGCTTGTTCTGCTTGTATATCCTGTGGTTCGACGACGCCGTCAACGCTAACCCCGTCTG GGGCGACCCGAACCTCGTCAAACTCAACGTAGCCGTCACCTGTGGCTACCTCCTTTACG ACCTTGTGCTGCTGGCATGCAACTGGAGCAGCATGGGGGACGGTTTTTTCGTCTGCCACCACCTGGCGGCGCTCTACGCCTACGGATACGTGTTG ACACGCGGCGTTCTTCCATATTTTGCCAATTTTCGTCTAATTTCTGAGTTATCGACGCCGTTCGTCAACCAGAG GTGGTTCTTCGAGGCCCTGAAGTTCCCCCGCTCACACCGGCTGGTGGTGCTGAATGGCGTTGCCATGGCGGCGGTGTTTTTCCTCGTGCGTATTGCTGTCATGCCGTCCTACTGGCTCAGCGTTTTCGCCACCTTTGGAACGCCAGAGTTCGAGCGTCTGGGCGTGGGCGCCCAGGTGGCCTGGATCACCTCGTGCATCGCTCTGGACATCTTGAACTCCATCTGGATGTACAAGATCGCCCGGGGCTGCTACAAGGTCCTGACTGGGAGAGGAGGGCGGGGGGGCCCAGGCGGCGCGGAGGAGAAGCCCTCCAACAACCACACGGACTAA